A window of Glycine soja cultivar W05 chromosome 2, ASM419377v2, whole genome shotgun sequence genomic DNA:
TCTTTTCACATTGAGTTCCGGGGGTGCAATAATGACGAATCATTAATTAATGATCGGATGGAATGGAAAGTAGTTACAATTTCTTATCCACAGTGATGCAGTTCTGATATTGCCCTATTGCTGCTCTGTAGGGTGGTCATTCATCCAGAGGCAACTGTTCGAACTTGGGGGCGTCTATTTTCTTCAGAAAGTGGTGAGATATTGACGTGCCTATGCTTCTATAATTCAAGTTTCTTTTATCTCATGCATATCATATCAAAAAATGTTTTAACTCTGAAAGTGGAGACAATCCATGGTTATGATATATTATTGCATGGCTGTAATTTCTGAAATTTAGCTACagtatttttgtttattgtaaAGGAATATAgagtatattttatatttgtttgaaaATATAGAACATCTAGTAAGATTTAGTATGGTTAGAATGAAGACAATCCTTGTGTCCATTGATTTCATAATTTTCATCTTGGTTTTGTAGTCATGTACATTCTACAATCTACATCACTACATATTTTGAACAATTCTTTTCTACAATCTAAAATAGCTGTATAGCTTGTATTAGGACACCATAGTTTTGCATATTCTGGTGCGGACTTGTATATATAACAGTACCCCTTGTACtgctattttaatatatattataatattacttTTGCTGATACAAAAAATTGTAGGAATTTTGTGTATGTTCTAAATTCTGGTTTCACTTTATTTGTTTGAGTCTAGAGTCTAGGATCTAGGATCTAGGACCAAATTTGTACTCTTGGGAAGTGTAAGGTTTGATTAATACACCATTCATTATCTGGCATTTATattaacttgttttattttggcttttgatcgccaatattttttagattgctaatgttatttatatttgtaataaaGGAGACACGGTTGATGTTGTGGTTCCTCCTTTGGCTGAATCTATCTCTGATGGAACTCTGGCACAATTTTTGAAGAGTATGTTATCTTGTGTATTTTTTGTTGTCGTCTAtttcaattgttaattttattaattattggtGATTGACTGTCGTGTTTTGATTTGTTATATGGGAGCAGGGCCTGGTGACAGGGTTAATGCTGACGAGCCTATTGCTCAAATTGAAACAGATAAGGTGCTATGTCGGAACAGCATGCAAATGTTTTTGAAGGATTTTGATGGTTATAAACAAcatttaattttcttgatttcCAAATAATTAATgctgtattttgtttttattccttAATTAGGTGACAATTGATGTTTCAAGTCCTGAGTCAGGCGTGATTCTAAAGGTACAGTTTCATagatttaaattgttttattctCCTCAAACCACCTCGAAATGATAGAAATTATTACTCTCTTCTAtctcctttctcttttattaaatttggCTTGGGTGATCTATTTAATGATTTGCAGCTTCTAGCCAACGAAGGTGATACTGTTGAGCCAGGTAACAAGATAGCAATCATTTCAAGGTCTGCTGATGCAACTCACGTTGCCCCATCTGAGACTATATCTGAGAAAGCTGCTCCTCAGCCAACCCAAAAGGTTAGCGAGGAGAAGAAAGCCCCGAAAGTTGAAACTGCTCCTGCTAAAGAGAAGCCCAAAACACCTCCTGCCACTCTGAAGTCTCCCACTGAGCCCCAGCTTCCTcctaaagaaagagaaagacgaGTGAGGCATTGTGATTTTTGGTCGTACCTGAATTATATTTAGCAACCATGAAAGTTGTTTTAATGCTTCCTTTGTTATCAAAGGTTCCTATGACAAGGCTTCGGAAACGAGTTGCTACACGGCTGAAAGATTCCCAAAACACATTTGCTATGCTGACTACCTTCAATGAAGTTGATATGTAAGTTTTGTTGATTGTCAAATTGTAGCATTAGATTTTCATATTGCTCAAGCTGGATGTTTTTTCCCCGATGTGTGCATCAAAATTCACTATTACTTTATTTGGTGATGGTTCTAATGGAACACGGTTgtctaaatttaattaagttcTCAATCCATGGTCTGTCCTCTACAGCTATGGTACATTGGAGTCATTACATTTCTGTAGATTTTTCTTGGTCTTTGTGAGATCAACAAACCTGTTATGCATTCTCTCAAATTCACTATTATGTATTCTCTCCCTTATTGCTCTGCTCTTAATGATAGGACTAATTTGATGAAGCTCCGTTCTGATTATAAGGATGCTTTTGTTGAAAAGCATGGAGTCAAATTGGGGCTTATGTCTGGCTTTGTCAAAGTATGTTTTCTAATTACTGAAATATAAACTAGCTGggctttctcctttgatttcctcATACTTTTTATGGTCTCCATGTTAGGCTGCTGTCAATGCACTCCAACATCAGCCGATTGTCAATGCAGTCATTGATGGTGATGATATTATATACAGAGATTATATAGATATCAGCATAGCTGTTGGTACTCCAAAGGTTTTTATCAGCCACCtttatcttttctcttttacttTGTTTATGTAGagaaatcaatcaatcattatactatacttttgatgaaacttaGCCATTTGCGATTGACTTATGTCAACTATTGTCATGGCTATGGAGCTAATTTACAAGTTATCTAGTATATAGTGTCTAATTTAGCAATTTTTTACATGGCTATGAAAATTATCAACATGCATGTTGTATTTGAACAAATATTGACCCTCAATTGCCATTCCAGGGCCTTGTTGTACCGGTTATCCGCAATGCTGATACCATGAACTTTGCTGATATAGAAAAGCAGATTAATACTTTTGCAAAGAAGGCAAATGATGGATCTTTATCAATTGATGAGATGGCTGGAGGCACTCTTACAATATCCAATGGTGGTGTTTATGGAAGCCTTTTGAGTACCCCTATTATCAACCCTCCTCAGGTTTGGAAGTTCTACTgagataaatattattattttttttttctttaattttgtaagACATTCTTTGATATGTTTTGAAGTTGCTTCTTTGTGTATATGATAGTACTTAATCATTGATTCCTTTCTTCTATCTTAGTAGGTTCAAGCATTGTTTGTCATTAATGAAAATGGCCATTATTTGTCACCCGTAACTCTTCAAAATGCAATTTGTTTTCACAGAAGGATCAATTTAATTCTAAATATCAAGCCAAATATTCTGATCTATTCCCTTACTAGTTAAATttgtataattgtttttttttaatgatgctAATCATTGTGAACAATTTGTATAAtagaatatgaaattaattatttagaaataaaactgATGCAGTTTTTGTTCTTGGCAGTCTGCAATCTTGGGTATGCATTCCATAGTGAGCCGTCCAACGGTTGTTGGAGGAAATATTGTCCCAAGACCAATGATGTACGTGGCTCTAACATATGACCACAGAATTATTGATGGAAGAGAGGCCGTGTTCTTTCTGCGACGCATCAAAGATATTGTGGAGGATCCTCGCAGGCTTCTGCTTGACATATGAAGTGAACCTCTAATTTTAAATGGAGTAAATTAAACC
This region includes:
- the LOC114402408 gene encoding dihydrolipoyllysine-residue succinyltransferase component of 2-oxoglutarate dehydrogenase complex 2, mitochondrial-like; amino-acid sequence: MFGVVRRRVASGSPSPWLLGQSAQKIRSGPSVSARASSIVEKEIVFRSGGCGFVQNFSHITPGSWINSKPMRVVIHPEATVRTWGRLFSSESGDTVDVVVPPLAESISDGTLAQFLKRPGDRVNADEPIAQIETDKVTIDVSSPESGVILKLLANEGDTVEPGNKIAIISRSADATHVAPSETISEKAAPQPTQKVSEEKKAPKVETAPAKEKPKTPPATLKSPTEPQLPPKERERRVPMTRLRKRVATRLKDSQNTFAMLTTFNEVDMTNLMKLRSDYKDAFVEKHGVKLGLMSGFVKAAVNALQHQPIVNAVIDGDDIIYRDYIDISIAVGTPKGLVVPVIRNADTMNFADIEKQINTFAKKANDGSLSIDEMAGGTLTISNGGVYGSLLSTPIINPPQSAILGMHSIVSRPTVVGGNIVPRPMMYVALTYDHRIIDGREAVFFLRRIKDIVEDPRRLLLDI